A portion of the Saimiri boliviensis isolate mSaiBol1 chromosome 1, mSaiBol1.pri, whole genome shotgun sequence genome contains these proteins:
- the LOC104651913 gene encoding protocadherin beta-11 translates to MENGGICTLQIRQVLLLFVLLGMSQAVSETGSFSVAEEMQSGSFVGNLAKDLGLKVRELSSRGAQVVSKDKKQRLQLDINNGDLLLSETLDREELCGSTEPCVLYFQVLMKNPTQFLQIELQVRDINDHSPVFLEKEMLLEIPENSPVGAVFLLESAKDSDVGVNAVKSYTISPNSHFHIKMRVNPDNRKYPELVLDKALDYEEQPELSFILTALDGGSPPRSGTALVRVVVVDVNDNSPEFEQAFYEVEILENSILGSLVVTVSAWDLDSGTNGELSYTFSHASEDIHKTFEIHQKSGEITLTAPLDFESIESYSMIIQATDGGGLFGKSTVRIQVMDVNDNAPEITVSSITSPIPENTPETVVMVFSIQDIDSGENGRIVCSIPEDLPFVLKSLVENYYTLETERPLDREAKAEYNITLTVTDMGTPRLQTEYNLTVQISDVNDNAPAFTQTSYTLFVRENNSPALHIGSVSATDRDSGSNAQVTYSLLPPQDPHLPLASLVSINADNGQLFALRALDYEALQAFEFRVGATDRGSPALSSEALVRVLVLDANDNSPFVLYPLQNGSAPCTELVPRAAEPGYLVSKVVAVDGDSGQNAWLSFQLLKATEPGLFGVWAHNGEVRTARLLSERDAAKHRLVVLVKDNGEPPRSATATLHVLLVDGFSQPYLPLPEAAPAQAQADSLTIYLVVALASVSSLFLFSVLLFVAVRLCRRSRAASVGRCPVPDGPFPGHLVDVSGTGTLSQSYQYEVCLAGGSGTSEFRFLKPVIPNIQAKGPGKNSGENPTFRNSFEFNF, encoded by the coding sequence ATGGAGAATGGAGGAATATGCACTCTGCAGATAAGGCAAGTCCTGCTTCTCTTTGTTTTGCTGGGAATGTCTCAGGCAGTCTCTGAAACTGGGAGCTTTTCTGTGGCAGAGGAAATGCAGAGTGGGAGTTTTGTAGGCAATCTAGCAAAGGACCTGGGGCTGAAGGTGAGAGAACTGTCCTCCCGGGGGGCCCAGGTGGTCTCTAAGGATAAGAAACAGCGTTTGCAGCTGGACATAAACAATGGGGATTTGCTCTTAAGTGAAACGCTAGACCGGGAGGAGCTCTGCGGTTCCACCGAGCCTTGTGTGCTGTATTTCCAGGTGTTAATGAAAAACCCCACTCAGTTTTTACAAATTGAGCTCCAGGTCAGGGATATAAACGATCACTCTCCCGTCTTCTTGGAAAAAGAAATGCTCCTAGAAATCCCAGAGAACAGTCCTGTTGGTGCTGTGTTCCTGCTTGAAAGTGCAAAGGATTCAGATGTAGGAGTCAATGCTGTGAAAAGCTACACAATAAGCCCCAACTCTcattttcacattaaaatgaGAGTCAATCCAGACAATAGAAAATACCCCGAGTTAGTCCTGGACAAGGCGCTGGATTATGAAGAGCAACCGGAGCTCAGTTTCATCCTCACTGCTCTGGATGGCGGGTCCCCTCCCAGGTCTGGAACTGCCTTGGTCAGGGTGGTGGTTGTGGACGTTAATGACAACTCCCCTGAGTTTGAGCAGGCTTTTTATGAGGTGGAGATTCTAGAGAATAGCATCCTTGGCTCCCTGGTTGTGACCGTCTCAGCCTGGGATTTAGACTCTGGAACAAATGGTGAACTATCCTATACCTTTTCCCATGCCTCAGAAGATATTCACAAGACATTTGAAATTCATCAAAAGTCTGGAGAAATTACTTTAACAGCACCTTTGGATTTTGAATCAATTGAGTCATACTCAATGATCATTCAAGCCACAGATGGGGGAGGACTTTTTGGAAAATCTACGGTCAGAATTCAGGTGATGGATGTAAATGACAATGCTCCTGAAATCACTGTGTCATCAATTACCAGTCCAATCCCAGAAAATACGCCAGAGACCGTGGTTATGGTTTTTAGTATCCAAGATATAGACTCTGGAGAAAACGGAAGAATTGTTTGTTCCATTCCGGAAGACCTTCCATTCGTGCTAAAATCTTTAGTTGAGAATTACTACACGTTGGAAACAGAAAGACCACTCGACAGAGAGGCAAAAGCTGAATATAATATCACCCTGACCGTCACAGATATGGGAACTCCGAGGCTGCAAACGGAATACAACTTAACAGTGCAGATATCGGATGTCAATGACAACGCCCCCGCCTTCACACAAACCTCCTACACCCTGTTCGTCCGCGAGAACAACAGCCCCGCCCTGCACATCGGCAGCGTCAGTGCCACAGACAGAGACTCGGGCAGCAACGCCCAGGTCACCTACTCGCTGCTGCCGCCCCAGGACCCGCACCTGCCCCTCGCCTCCCTGGTCTCCATCAACGCGGACAACGGACAGCTGTTCGCCCTCCGGGCGCTGGACTACGAGGCCCTGCAGGCGTTCGAGTTCCGCGTGGGCGCCACAGACCGCGGCTCCCCGGCGCTGAGCAGCGAGGCGCTGGTGCGCGTGCTGGTGCTGGACGCCAACGACAACTCGCCCTTCGTGCTGTACCCGCTGCAGAACGGCTCCGCGCCCTGCACCGAGCTGGTGCCCCGGGCGGCCGAGCCGGGCTACCTGGTGAGCAAGGTGGTGGCGGTGGACGGCGACTCGGGCCAGAACGCCTGGCTGTCGTTCCAGCTGCTCAAGGCCACGGAGCCCGGGCTGTTCGGCGTGTGGGCGCACAATGGCGAGGTGCGCACCGCCAGGCTGCTGAGCGAGCGCGACGCGGCCAAGCACAGGCTGGTGGTGCTGGTCAAGGACAATGGCGAGCCCCCGCGCTCGGCCACCGCCACGCTGCACGTGCTCCTGGTGGACGGCTTCTCCCAGCCCTACCTGCCGCTCCCGGAGGCGGCcccggcccaggcccaggccgacTCGCTCACCATCTACCTGGTGGTGGCGTTGGCCTCGGTGTCGTCGCTCTTCCTGTTCTCGGTGCTCCTGTTCGTGGCGGTGCGGCTGTGCAGGAGGAGCAGGGCGGCGTCGGTGGGTCGCTGCCCGGTGCCCGATGGCCCCTTTCCGGGGCATCTGGTGGACGTGAGCGGCACCGGGACCCTGTCCCAGAGCTACCAGTACGAGGTGTGTCTGGCAGGAGGTTCTGGGACCAGTGAGTTCAGGTTCCTAAAACCAGTTATCCCTAATATCCAGGCAAAGGGTCCTGGGAAGAATAGTGGAGAAAACCCCACCTTTCGAAATagctttgaatttaatttttag